TGCCACCGCAAAGGACACTACGGAGACGGAAAGCATAATCTGTTTGGTGCCTTCGCAAAAACTTGCAAGTGCGCCTTCCAAATCGCCTATTCCTGTTGCCATATAACTACCGTAAAGCTGATTTTGATTTTTTCAAAGCTTGTTGTATTTAATTATCTTGTCAACAACGTCCACGTGCGCAATGAACATGCGCCTGCAGCAGTATCTTTCAACCCCAAGGTCGTCAAGCGCCCTTGCCGGGTTTTGCCCCTCCTTGACCTTCCTGTCATAATCCTCGTGCAAGTCGGCAATCACCGAGCCGCATGTGAAACATCTTATCGGGAAGAACATACAACCACCACACTCCATAAGGCTTGTCAGCTGCAGAAAATTATTTATCTGTATGATTTTTGGAACCTTGCCCTTGCCTTTGG
This portion of the Candidatus Parvarchaeota archaeon genome encodes:
- a CDS encoding DNA-directed RNA polymerase subunit N, encoding MFFPIRCFTCGSVIADLHEDYDRKVKEGQNPARALDDLGVERYCCRRMFIAHVDVVDKIIKYNKL